A genomic segment from Nitrospira lenta encodes:
- the flgK gene encoding flagellar hook-associated protein FlgK produces the protein MVGLNSLFDIARTALNTAQQALTVSGHNISNVNTPGYSRQEAVLTERPPINGQPGMTGTGVQATSIRRHVDRFIEQQLTVSDQTLGRLSVSRDELFRLQNIFGDSNDQGIGASLSEFFQGLQDVSTSPGESTARSVLLGKATQLASSLNQASSDLTNARSSLNFQVSQTITEINSLTTQLAELNGKIITAEVTGQNANDLRDQRQLALNELGQRIDITSIESGTGGLTVFAARGQVVVEGDTHRDLAAVASADNEGLFDVGYSTGGTRTVSLDRQITSGRLRALLDLRDTTVQGLQDQFDRIGATLSNAVNLIHRQGYGLDGSTGRDFFTPPAVTTQAGSANQGTAAIGSGAVTANSLLTFHDYEVQFNSATAYSIVNTTTGATIRGNYTGTAIAAPSSAAPLSIVTGTNDTLTVSVDGVTSGTITLTGAASPGQSYTSGAALAQEIQAKINADTTLQTAGLTVSATFDTATNRVVLTSNGTGTSSAVNVTGGNARTSLGLLGGTSTAASGTYSDPSTLIFDGISVTLSGTPAANDVFRVNSYRDSAGNLAVALTNPAAVAASSTRAGIPGNNATLLQLVALQHQQFASLNNTTLHDAYRSTAANLGVSAQTADREQTAQQILRDQIDTFRAQVSGVSIDEELVNLVKFQRGFEAAARLVRVTDEMFDTLLSLKR, from the coding sequence GCGGGCACAATATATCCAACGTCAATACTCCCGGCTATTCACGACAGGAAGCCGTGTTGACTGAGCGGCCGCCTATTAACGGCCAACCCGGCATGACGGGAACCGGCGTGCAAGCCACCTCGATCCGGCGTCATGTCGATCGCTTCATCGAGCAACAGCTGACGGTCTCCGACCAAACCCTCGGGCGGCTCTCCGTGTCCCGTGACGAGCTCTTTCGCCTGCAGAATATATTCGGCGATAGTAACGATCAGGGTATCGGGGCCTCCCTCAGTGAATTCTTCCAGGGATTGCAGGATGTCTCGACGTCGCCGGGCGAATCGACGGCACGGTCGGTCTTATTGGGAAAGGCGACGCAGCTGGCATCGAGTCTTAACCAAGCCTCATCGGATCTCACCAACGCCCGCTCTTCATTGAATTTTCAGGTCTCCCAAACCATTACCGAGATCAACAGCCTCACGACGCAGTTGGCCGAGCTAAACGGAAAAATCATCACGGCGGAAGTGACTGGGCAGAATGCCAACGACTTGAGAGACCAGCGCCAACTGGCGCTCAATGAATTGGGCCAGCGCATCGATATCACCAGCATTGAAAGCGGCACCGGCGGGTTGACCGTCTTTGCCGCTCGCGGACAGGTCGTCGTGGAAGGCGATACGCATCGCGACCTCGCCGCAGTGGCGTCGGCAGACAATGAAGGACTCTTCGACGTCGGGTATTCGACAGGCGGAACTAGAACCGTCAGTCTTGACCGGCAAATTACCAGCGGACGGCTGCGCGCTTTGCTGGATCTGCGCGACACCACGGTTCAAGGGCTGCAAGATCAATTCGACCGGATTGGCGCGACGCTTTCAAATGCGGTCAACCTGATTCATCGTCAAGGCTATGGCCTTGACGGGTCCACGGGACGAGACTTTTTTACGCCCCCCGCCGTCACCACTCAAGCGGGTTCCGCCAATCAGGGAACGGCGGCGATCGGCAGCGGAGCCGTGACCGCCAATAGCTTGCTGACCTTTCACGACTACGAAGTGCAATTCAACTCCGCGACGGCCTACTCGATTGTGAATACCACCACAGGGGCGACCATTCGAGGCAATTATACCGGCACCGCCATCGCGGCTCCGTCGAGTGCCGCGCCACTCTCGATTGTCACCGGAACCAACGATACACTGACCGTCTCAGTCGACGGGGTCACGTCCGGGACGATTACACTGACAGGAGCCGCGTCACCAGGGCAGTCCTATACCTCCGGCGCGGCGTTGGCTCAGGAAATTCAGGCGAAGATCAATGCTGATACGACACTGCAAACTGCGGGGCTGACCGTATCGGCCACATTCGACACGGCCACCAACCGGGTCGTCCTGACATCCAACGGGACCGGTACGTCTTCGGCGGTCAATGTAACCGGCGGCAACGCCAGAACCAGCCTGGGCCTGCTGGGTGGAACCAGCACCGCAGCCTCCGGCACCTATAGCGATCCCTCCACGCTTATTTTCGACGGCATCAGCGTCACACTGTCCGGCACCCCTGCGGCGAATGACGTGTTTCGAGTGAACTCCTATCGTGACAGCGCCGGCAACCTTGCCGTCGCCCTCACGAACCCGGCCGCGGTTGCCGCATCCTCCACGCGCGCGGGCATTCCCGGCAACAATGCTACGTTGCTCCAACTGGTCGCCCTTCAGCACCAACAGTTTGCCAGTCTGAATAACACGACGTTGCATGACGCCTATCGCAGCACCGCGGCCAATCTCGGGGTCTCTGCTCAAACGGCCGATCGCGAGCAAACGGCGCAGCAAATCCTCCGCGATCAAATCGATACGTTCCGCGCGCAGGTCTCAGGCGTCTCGATCGATGAAGAGCTCGTCAATCTGGTGAAGTTTCAGCGGGGATTCGAGGCAGCCGCGCGCTTGGTCCGTGTGACCGACGAGATGTTCGACACCTTATTGTCCCTCAAACGTTAG